AGCGAGGCGGCCAAGAGTGACGAGGAATGTCGCCTCCCGGAATTTGCAAATTCGCCGACGGGTGAGAAGACGCAGACGAGGCAAGTCGGACGACAACTCGCGAGCCACACGACCGCTGCCATGTTGGGGCGGCCGCCTTCCGAGCTCCCGAGACGGCCGCGCTCGGTGGTGCCGTGGCGGCCGCTCGGGGGCTTCTTTCTCGGGCTGTTGCTGGTGCTGCTGCCGGAAGGGGCCCTCGGGGTCTTGGTTCCGGGGCTCGACGACGACAACGGCAGCAACAACCGCAGCGTCAACATTTACATGAGCGTGGACGAGCTCAACAGGCTACTGGGTAAGGAAACTTCTCTTATTCATGATGTTTGTCCTTAGGAACTCATTAACGTCGATacgcgtccaatccaatttgattggGATACTGGCAGCCCCCTCAGTCAAattggactggacgtctatcgccgtcaatggcagtgaacgtGAAAATCTAATGCCAGTCATTCCatttgccatgttttttttggacaaTATTCTTTTGCATCCTAACTGTAACCCTTTATCGAAAATTATTGATAACCCTTATCTTTTTCAATAGATTGTGATATGTCAATCATGTGACCTGATTGGGTAATTCCCTGGTGATGtcatcaaaaaatatttaaaaagtaatgcaaaaacattttaaacaaagcaATCAATACGAGGCAGAAAATCTCAGATATTTTAaggaaattaaataaaatgtaatacagggtactactactaccaccaccacacccacgttttataatccagtgcggcGTATATGTAAGACacattttaagataggccattcattgcaTTTGCACTGGTGAGccttttagtgcatttttgtaaAAAGAATGTTACATTTCACCAAGAACAATGACACTTTCCCCCCCACTTTTTAGAGACAAAATGACATCAACCCCTTAGTTTATAAAAAATGAACCCCTCAACTGTCAGCGGTGTGTTTTCAGGGCcactttccttttgaaatttcTTTCTACTGGCCAACACCAATACCTGGTAAAGAGACTAGAAAGGTTGACATAGCGTGTAAAGTCGAGCTCGGACAACAGATGGAAATGTTTCTGATGTCTTTACCAAACAAGATGGTCCTCCAGTGGCCGTCTAGCCGAACGTTTGAGCTCCATCGATATGCGCGCGCTGCGTCTTGAACGAGTCGCAAAAAGCCGTCGTCGTCCCTGATTGCTTCTACATGTGACTAATGTGTTTTCAAACAAAACGCGGTGGAATGCAGAAGGTATCCATGGGACACGTTGCGGTTCTCCACGACCGTGTACTAATAATCCCTCGAGACGTTCATAAATTCTATTTCTCAGTCATTCGGGTTTAGTTAAAggctgtggaaaaataaaaaaataaaaataaacaaacactacTAGCTAGCTCACCAAAAATGTAAGATAGCtaggacagaaaaaaatgtgggcaagctagctagctagcgcccCAAAAAAGTAGGCTAGGTAGCACACAAAAAAACGTAGGCTAGctagcacacaaaaaaatgtgggcaagctagctagctagcgcccCAAAAAAAGTAGGCTAGgtagcacacaaaaaaacataggCTAGCTAGCACACAAAAAATGTGGGCTAGCtagcaaacaaaaatgtgggCAAGCTAGCTAGGTAGCGCACCAAAAAAGTAGGCAGgtagcacacaaaaaaaacgtagGCTAGCTAGCACACAAAAATTCTGGGCCAGCTAGCTAGCTGGCACACAAAAAATGTGggcaagctagctagctagcgcacACAAAAAATGTGGGCAAGCTAGCTAGCGCACAAAAATGTAGGCTAGCTATTTAGCTAGGCTGCCTCTTTTTCATCTTGTTTTCCTGCCAGAGAATTTGCTCGGCTCTATCAGGTATTTCTGCACATTTGTGTGGATACTACACAAACCctcctttttttgtccaaaaatagaAGACTTCTTCCCGGCCAATTAATTCTTCATTCATCTTTATCTTTTCATCAAGCAACTGTCCAACATTTGCTTATTTGTTGATTCTCCAAACTAGCACTTATTGCGAGACGGCGGCTGACGAGCGTGCTCAAATTCTTGCCTCCACGGCACCCCGAGGCCACCCATTGAAAAAGCACACGGCTAATGTACGCTCCTTTGCAAGTTGAAAGAAAACCCGCACTTTGTGCCTTTGAAAAGTTGCTATTTTTGTCACCGGCTTTCAAGTTTTACCCCGCGGTCCAATGATGAAATACAGGCAAGGTAAGGGTCCCGTTTTGAACGGCAACCTGCAGCTTTATTTGATGTTTGTACCACaggctttttggggggtaaatggAGGGGGCGAGCGTGGGCTACAAGGGGGTCTTTGTTAAGACGTCAGCACCTGCTCGCTGCCACCTTTTGTAATCTTGTTTTGACGCGTAACCTGATTCACAAACTATTCGACCGAGgaacaaaatgtttcttttgcTTGTCATTATAGTGTTGAAGTATGACATTTTATGTTACCCACTATGATTTAATTAAGAGTGGGCTTGGGACATTTTGTCAAGTTGGAAATTGTCCATGGGATGTAGGCGAAATTATCAATTTTTAGTAGTTTAGTATTCACATCTAATTTTAGCCTGTTATTAATAGTATTAAAGGTGTTTGAGAAAATTGATTTTGGGATATGACGGGATTTGATTAAAGCTGGTTTGCACTAAAGACTGAAAAATTGATACAATGAAGGCCAtatgttgttcaaacataaaCATGTTTACTTTTGTCATTTCAGAAATATTTATATAGACTTTTATGACCTTTttgattagtttttttataAACTGATATACAAAAATACCATCGGCCGTCTTAAAATGTAGTAACGGGATTAAACGGAATGGAATCCGGGAATCGCGATACCAATCGTAAACGATAGCACGTAGCAATGTTTGCTACTTATGACAAAGGTCAAGTGCACTTGAGCGGCTTGTTCCCGTCCAGCCAAGGTAAAAGTTTTGATCCCAAAGGAAGTGATCGCTCAAAACTAAATAAACACACTGCCACGCTGGAATTCAAAACACCAAAACCCATTGGACAAACAAGACCGTTAGCATTTTTTAGCCGTTAGCCTtcagctttgtgagcaaatttaATTGGTAACAAAGCGTGCCGCGGCCTCACGTCGAGACAAGGGAGGCACACAGAGTTCAAGTCAGAGAAAGGCAATTATCGCAGCACTCggcccgttttttttcttctcacggGAGGCCCATTAGACGATTGGTCGCTCGTTCGGCTCCAGCTGTTTATTAATCCTCCGCTAGCAGCGCAACATGGCCATTGCCAAACAAGGCCAGGCTCTTTGCTGTCCATAGCATGTAATTGCGCTAATTTTTGGCACAAAACGAACCTGTTCTTGGGCAACAAAATGAAGGCGAAAACAGAAAAAGGTAGTCTTGTgttttaagaataaaaacaactgaTAAATGGAAGGTGCTATTTTCTGTAGTAGTGGTGATGTTGACGTTACGCTTTTATAATCAGCGGTGCCTTGCAACATGTGGCCTTGTAAACATAGAAAAACATGCTTACGCTTAATTCTTCTAGGTTACCCATCAtgctttgctttaaaaaaacagcgtAGCATGGATTGCCACTTAACCAATTAACGCATCGAGCTGGATTGGTACATTATATATTGTTATATGATAATGTTTCCTGTTTGATTTACAATTCTAACCGCTCATGCATATAAACAAGATTGATTGatgaacaattttttttaatcaacaaatTAATTGACAAATTTATCCATAAATGATTTCTTTCAGAGAATTGACCTTAGaattatcaatttttttcaatctcgtaatatatatatttttaatcctccctttattttttttcttatgctttctcactttttaattttttttaaatgaattagaaaaaaactaaattattttttttactcgcattttaaccattttttaaaattacaaattgtaaaagtcattttttgcatttgaatataaattagcttaaccattttttaaaattaaaaattgtaaatgtcattttttaaatttgaatataaattagcttaaccatttttttaaattaaaaaatgtaaatgtcattttttaaatttgaatataaattagcttaaccattttttaaattaaaaattgtaaaagtcattttttaaatttgaatataAATTAGCCTAGAGTAAATTAACAGTAAATACCAAGTGTCATTTAAAGGAGACAACAGTCAACCATTCAAATAGTGATTTGCAACTGTCCTAATgcaatttgggggaaaaaagaatatCAACCATGACCTAAATATTGTCtgcaaatgaattaatttacacacaagcaagccCCTCCTAGTACAAATGGATTGGTCAGCCATTGCCTTGAATGGCACTGAAAAGCGATCATCCGCAGCCAgagattctttaaaaaataagccTCAATTTTCCTCCCGGTAACTTTAGCAATAGCGAGCGACACATGTGCCGTCCTTTGAAGCCGAGGGAAAAATCAACCCTTTAGGTTGCACTGTTTAATACAGCCACCGCCGCCCACGGAGAACCTTTGTAGATCCCCCTTGAAGATGTCGCCCATCTGCTCCCCGAGCGGGCACCAAATGCCAAAGACGTTTTTAATTGAGTCAATGTGAGAACGCGGTCGCAGCCCCAGGCCGTTTGCGCGCATTCCTGCCTTTTTAAACCAGATCCTCCAAGTCGCGACGGAGCGCTTTGGCCCTCCGGGCTGGATTTCTTTTTGGGATGACTTGTTatcaaaataaacaaagtgTGGCTTCACACTCTGGTGTTAGACGGCGTGTGACAGAGTGACTTATGCCACGCGACCTCTCGACCCGTAGATAAAATTACACTCATTTTGCAGCTCGTCTGCGCTTGAGTGTTTTGAACTTCTTCGCTTTTGGCACTTGGGAGCGTCGAGTGCTAACAGATGTGCTAAAGCGGTCACGCTCGTTACCTCAGAGGGTCGGCAGTCAACGTGTTAATTAAGTCTACAATTAAATGTTGCTTAAACTAGATCTGGGTGGTTATATGGGTCATTCCGGAATGAGATTCTTTCAAAATAAGCCCTCAATTTTCGTGCTACAAATTGATCATCAATAGGAAATAAGCTACCAAATACTTGAATAGTCCATTTTATCGATTAATGCTTAACGTTTTTATTACATTAGGTATTTATGATACATGGTATAATCAGAGTAATGACATTCTGTACTCATGTTATCTTTGAGTAGCTGTTAATGCTACCCACAAGTTAGCAGTTAGCAGCAGGTAACttgtatacgttttttttttttctcaaatgtaCTTATTTTGATCATAGTCATAACAAATGCTAAATAGTTGCAATGTTAGCTTCTTCACCTAGAGTAGATGCCAGCTGTCACAGCTAACCGAAAGGATAAACTCACttataaaattaaagaaaacacATTCAATCAAGGCTAATGAAAGCTCGTGGAAATGTGCCAATTAATCGACCAAATGTTTacttaatataataataagtTGAACTTTTCTCAGCACAGATTCCCTAAAAGTGTCAGTTAGCATAGCCTTACAAAATCATTATAATCGGGATCAGTAATGTTGCCAGATGGCCCCGCTTCAACTGTCTTtcgtttttgttctttttcgacTCAACTTATCTCCAAACCTCCCTTTTAAAATTCCCATTTGATGCCTTCTCTCCATTCAGGTCTGGACGCGGAGCTTTATTACGTCCGTGACGACGTGGTGAATCACAACGCCATGTCCTTCACCATGCCCGTGCCCAGTGAGACCAACAGCCTTCACTTCACCTGGCACTCCAAGTCCAAGGTATGTTCCCACATTTACTTAAATGCCGGCCGGCAACTTTGACACCGAGTTCTTGATTTCCAGGCGGACTACCGCTTAGGCTTCCAGGTGGCCAACCCTGCTGCCATGAATACGCCGCGGAGCAACATTTCCAACCAGGGAGAGCTTCCCCCCGTTCCCTCCGGTTTGTTGAAAATactttttctgcttttcagatttTGCAATTCCGATTCTGAATCCATCTTTATACgtgtgtttttggtggaaatgaATTTCTGGTGACCccactttgtgatttttcaatgatcacggccatgtttggattggattggataactttattcatcccgtattcgggaaatttcgttgtgacagtagcacaaagtacaaagcaaatcaaagtaaatggaatcaTTCAGaaacaccaaatcaaatcattaagacagaaaagcagcaaaaacacaaaacgagctaggGTGGACAGCTACCGCCggcggctgccacttgaatggggtcatcttggttgcggtagctaaaacggatacagactcagaaagacattgtaaagttggacaaaaactggaaccacacacaggaagtcttccacaagatggggaacttctgcagactgtgaccgaggtagagaatatgcagagtcactcttccaagcttatccgcacagttcctcagtagtctggagctgaagaatcaacggtagcagagtagaacccctcgactccgtttccggcctggtaagcgccgacagctcttccatcttatcccatgatggaatggttggtcagaagcgttgcttcttctcccgacacttttgtccagctccaaatttcaagcgggattgaggtgttgctccttctgctgcgtattgtaacagatAGTCcggtgtatgacagcgtaggcatggctgatggttccaaaaaagaagtggcagaaagaagccaggctagtacagtaaagtataaagtacacaGTAAAGTATAAAgtttaaagtacaaagtaaagtgtaaagtaaagtataaagtacacagtaaagtataaagtacaaagtacaaagtttaaagtacaaagtaaagtgtaaagtataaagtacaaagtacagtataaagtacaaagtaaagtataatgtataaagtacaaagtaaagtacaaagtataaagtacaaagtataaagtacaaagtataaagtacaaagtataaagtacaaagtataaagtacaaagtataaagtacaaagtaaagtacaaagtataaagtacaaagtataaagtacaaagtaaagtacaaagtaaagtacaaagtaaagtacaaagtaaagtacaaagtaaagtacaaagtataaattataaagtacaatggaaagtacaatggaaagtacaatggaaagtacaatggaaagtacaatggaaagtacaatggaaagtacaatggaaagtacaatggaaagtacaatggaaagtacaatggaaagtacaatggaaagtacaatggaaagtacaatggaaagtacaatggaaagtacaatggaaagtacaatggaaagtacaatggaaagtacaatggaaagtacaatggaaagtacaatggaaagtacaatggaaagtacaatggaaagtacaatggaaagtacaatggaaagtacaatggaaagtacaatggaaagtacaatggaaagtacaatggaaagtacaatggaaagtacaatggaaagtacaatggaaagtacaatggaaagtacaatggaaagtacaatggaaagtacaatggaaagtacaatggaaagtacaatggaaagtacaatggaaagtacaatggaaagtacaatggaaagtacaatggaaagtacaaagtaaagtaaaaaggaatgtattaagaaatattaaaatgtaatttaaaaaaaagatagaagggctctaaaacaagaaaaacaaataagagtggacagagctactgccactggcttccgcgtgacggcgccatcttgtttggtctacattaaccgcgatattggagggattaccgtattttgtaTGTGCTCCCAGTTTTTCGAGTGGACCTTTTCTGTTCGGGCAAGGTGGACGGAGAGGCTGTCGTGACGGTGCAACTCAACGTGACGCTGCATGCCAACAACTACACAGTGCTTAACTTCAAGAGGAGGAAAATGTGCTACAAAAGTAAAGCAGAAAGTTTCTCAAGCCTTTTTTTAAGAGGAAATTTGAAGGTTTACGGGCAAATATTAGGTCAATCCATGACGTCGGATGACGTGAAAAGAGTTTGGCTGTTTAACCTGGGTTtctttgtgctttttctttGGGGCAGGAATAGATTCCGACCCTAAGATTCCATTTCCTTTGAATAACCACACCCTTCACACGCTTCAGCAGCCTGACTGTGAGTATGCCTTTGTGATGCCCCTCtacatttattttgctttttccaCTTTTCCATCTCACGCTTTGCATAGTGGAGATAGACGTggattcattaaaaaagaaagaccaTTCATAGACACATTTAATGCGTTCCTAAACATTTTCTGTACAAATGCTTGTTTACAAAATGTTATGAGTTTGCTGCGTAGTAACTAAATCAATATTATTGGTCAAAAgtgcaaaaaggaaaataattgattttttaaattttaatcattacttagattattttgttatattttaagGGTGAGCTCTTTTGTTGCACAAAAAATGTACCACAATGTgctttacattcatttttatagCGTTTGTGGTGTTAGAGGTGAAAAGGCTTGAAATAcatctttaaaattaaaattagtgAGTTTAATAACTAGctgagtaaacaaaaaaaacccttgtATTTCAGAAATTTTCAATTCCATTTCGTTGCATCGCTAGTcataattcactttttttcaaagttaCCTTGACTCTTTTACTTAACTACATGATGATGTAATATCTAATTGCTTGTTGAACATGATCTTGGCATGTGTTGTGTTCAAGTGATGACAATGTAAAGTCAATTACTAAATTGACCAAGGAGTTGCTTGGCAACATTCTATTTTTAGACTCCCTGAAAATGcccattttaaacatttcaccCATGAGCAGCGCTATGATTTGTCCATAGATAACCCACTGAATGGTCTTTTCTCCCCTCTATAAATAGCCCAGATTCCCATCTTCTGCAGTGTTTGGCCTCCTTTGTGAGCACGACGCCATTAGCACCGCAAGCAGAACCATTAGCCACTTAGCTTACTTCTAACCCGAGGCTAAAGCTTTCAGAGTTGGAGTTGGACTCCACGTCTTTCGCACTTAATGGCAACAAGACGTCATCATTGTCCGCTTTTTGTCGCCCCCATTAGTAGACGGCGTGACTGCACCCACCACCTCCACTCAGGTGTTCTACATCAGCGTCAGCGTGTGCTGCATCGTCATCTTCTTGGTGGCCATCATCCTAGCCATCCTTCACCTGCACAGTATGAAGAGAGTCGAGATGGAGGACAGGTTGGTGTCTCGGCTTCCTGGAAAGTCCACTGCATGAAATAACAcgctttttttccatcactatTTCAGCGTAAGTGACAGCGGAAGCTCGCAAGGACTTTCTCAACCTTCCACACAGACCACGCAGTACCTGAGGGCCGACACGCCAAATAATGCGGCCCCTGTGTCCAGTAAGTTTTTCACTTAgtcaaaatttcatgaataATTAATTGTCTCCCAAATTGGATCCATTCTCTCCAAGCAATTTAGCATTCCatgcctttttttgtattacaaTTGCTAAGAAAATGACAAGAACGGCgcatattttctcacatcttGGCATTCAAAATGTGATTAGCCAGTGGGAATGTCGTCACTAACTGGCTAACCGCTGTCACGAGTTGCTCGCTGCATGTCACCACTGGTTTCAATCCCCTACATTCATCGTTTGACGGCGTCAACATTTTAGTTTGATTTTAAAAGCCAGGATGCGACACCTGGGAATTTATTTTTCCAACACACAGTATAACTTTTAATGATTTTGACATTTGCTGAGCTGCTACAGATTGTTTGTAAGAGAGTGACAAGAATAACTCCAGAATGATGGAAATTTCAGAAGCGTTTCCAACCGCATGAAAAACTATTTCCTCAGTCCTCGCCGCCCTGCCCTCTTGTGGTTGCAACGCGCAATACGTCCTTTGCTTGCTGTTTTCCACCTTCTGCCAGTTCAGCCTCTCCATTgggaactaccatattttccccATGATAAGGCGCTACTAAAAGATTTTCTCAGAAGTGCCTTATAATCTGATGTGCCCTATATGTGGattaatattggttaatcattatATGAAAGTTCCTTTAACACAGCTCCAACTAGTGGCTATATAATcccccattactactactatgtcttcatctagtgcaggggtagggaacctatggctcgggagccatatgtggctctttccatgggtgcatttGGCTCTCCATTAACCTGTGAGGTGAAATATGGAAATCAgtagtgagagagccgagtcccgaacgcaccaataggagcgtcacgtggacactgtggcgttgacgttacctctagcaccactttaatcataattttgttttctattactcttctgcatgcataatctcattgatactaattgattagcaacatcataaaaatgttgtcaaaagaattcagagattttttgtacttcaaaagtggtgaaattattaaaaaaaaccacgttttcatatatttttactttacaattctgagaatggctctccagaaataacattagaaaataagaattgttaATGGATCTCTTCAAaagggttcccgacccctgatctagcggATGTATAACACAAGCCCTATtacaactaccaccactactgtGTCTTATAATTCGGTGCAtcttttgaaacattttaagaCCGGCCATTCATTGGATCTGTGCAAAATCCGGTAATCAAAGCCATATGATTTGTCTGATCTCTCCACTGAATCCTTCCcctgcattttttcccctccctgtCCCATTATCAGACAACCACCCCGGTTCCGCTCCCATTCTCCAGCTCGCAGCCTCCTCCTTCCAAAACACCGGCGCTCCCCCTCATGAAACCAAAAGTAAGTGGAGCAGATTGTTCTACAGTTACCCTCCAGGGGGCAGCACAATACCTCAACCCGCATGCCGTAAAGCCCTTGTTTTTGCTCCAAGCACCCTTATCTCCAAGTGTACACAAAATGTGTGTATACTAGGGGGCCATGGTTACATTGTTTGGATATCATACCTTCAAACCTTACAAacacgtacggtgtttgtaaggttttttggggtttgtaaggggaaatcaatcatttataagggcagttatcggcagaggttgacaggtatgggatattattatatgaaCTGCACACTGCGAGGTTATTCTTAAGGATTTGCAATGGTGTTTTTAGACCTCATTTAAAGGAACTAAATGTTAGAGCTGGCCATTTTGTTTCCACTGACGTCAATAAAAACGTAATGTTGGTTGACCAACATCAGTTCATCATAATTTCGAATCTTTGCTTTTTCACACATCAGATTCCAGTCATCAACTTGAAAAATGATTGGTATAGGTAGTCTCATAAATAAAACGAGCTAGCCTTACTAATACAAATTCCCacgtaaacaaaaacaaaaaatagctcttatttctacaattaaaaatcagttttatcttgatttttttttttttttaaacaagcatTTCTAAGCCCTAGTTTGTCAAGATGAAGGAAGGTGGACAGAAATGGACAGAGAGTTAAGCAAAATGGCATGTATGCTGTCAAAGGGGATGAAAACCAGATCCACCAGGGAGTAGACCAAGCCCAAACACCTGTGTTTACGTGGCGTTCTCCTCCCCGGCATGCAGGCATACCGTCTCTACGCATCGAAAAGAACGACCTGAGGAGCGTGACCCTCATGGAGGCCAAGGCCAAAGTCAAAGACATCGCCATCTCGCGGGAGAGGGTCACACTGCGCGATGTCCTTCACGAAGGTAAGGAGGTCGTgccaatgcacttttttttttgccattgaagGCGACGGGCGTCCAACGGTGCTGAAATATCATCATTCATTGGCATGTTTTCAAAATTCAATTCTCTCGCCGTGGAAGTCCAATATGTTGCCCGTCCACTGCCAATTTGGCTCCCATTTAGCCCATTGTGGTGAATTTAGTGTCTGTCCATTTCCTAAACGATGACTCGGCACGTTAGCTTGCTTCTGGGAAGGGAAGCGTAacataaatatttcaatttgacTGTAGTTTGATACAAAGCGTCAATAAATTGTATGTGTCTGGTCCAAGGCATTCCTGAATAAATCCGCCGTGTCTTAACGGTGAGGTCAGAGTGGAGAAGTGGTCTTTTAAGGTGGTTGCCCGGCAACTTCACTGTCCTCATTTAGTTgtcattactgtattttctggactgagttgcacttttttcatagtttgactgggCTTGCACCTCATATTAAGGTGCAACTTGGTTTGTATCTTTTTAATCTGGTTTATTGGTTTTCACACTGACAGCTGGGAGGAGGCTAGGTGTGCCCTGTTCTTTCAGATTAGGCGGAACTGTTTACAAGTAACATTGAAAATGACGGCTTTGATTCATTTCCTAGTGATTTGGAGTCAGGTCAAGATTTTGCTATACAAGTTATCTCGTGTTGTTTTGGCTGTAGTTATAAGAATAACTGTTCATA
Above is a genomic segment from Stigmatopora argus isolate UIUO_Sarg chromosome 8, RoL_Sarg_1.0, whole genome shotgun sequence containing:
- the ryk gene encoding tyrosine-protein kinase RYK isoform X1, with the translated sequence MLGRPPSELPRRPRSVVPWRPLGGFFLGLLLVLLPEGALGVLVPGLDDDNGSNNRSVNIYMSVDELNRLLGLDAELYYVRDDVVNHNAMSFTMPVPSETNSLHFTWHSKSKADYRLGFQVANPAAMNTPRSNISNQGELPPVPSVFRVDLFCSGKVDGEAVVTVQLNVTLHANNYTVLNFKRRKMCYKRIDSDPKIPFPLNNHTLHTLQQPDLDGVTAPTTSTQVFYISVSVCCIVIFLVAIILAILHLHSMKRVEMEDSVSDSGSSQGLSQPSTQTTQYLRADTPNNAAPVSNNHPGSAPILQLAASSFQNTGAPPHETKSIPSLRIEKNDLRSVTLMEAKAKVKDIAISRERVTLRDVLHEGTFGRIFHGVLLDEKDPTKERPVFVKTVKDHASEVQVTMMLTESCKLRGLHHRNLLPISHVCTEDGEKPMVLLPFMAWGNLKLFLRQCKLAEANNPQAVSQQDLVYMAIQIACGMSYLARREVIHKDLAARNCVIDDNMQVKITDNALARDLFPMDYHCLGDNENRPVRWMALESLLDNDFSSASDVWAFGVTLWELMTLGQTPYVDIDPFEMSAYLKDGYRIAQPINCPDELFAVMACCWALDPEERPKFQQLVQCLTEFHAALGAYV
- the ryk gene encoding tyrosine-protein kinase RYK isoform X3, which codes for MLGRPPSELPRRPRSVVPWRPLGGFFLGLLLVLLPEGALGVLVPGLDDDNGSNNRSVNIYMSVDELNRLLGLDAELYYVRDDVVNHNAMSFTMPVPSETNSLHFTWHSKSKADYRLGFQVANPAAMNTPRSNISNQGELPPVPSVFRVDLFCSGKVDGEAVVTVQLNVTLHANNYTVLNFKRRKMCYKRIDSDPKIPFPLNNHTLHTLQQPDLDGVTAPTTSTQVFYISVSVCCIVIFLVAIILAILHLHSMKRVEMEDSVSDSGSSQGLSQPSTQTTQYLRADTPNNAAPVSSIPSLRIEKNDLRSVTLMEAKAKVKDIAISRERVTLRDVLHEGTFGRIFHGVLLDEKDPTKERPVFVKTVKDHASEVQVTMMLTESCKLRGLHHRNLLPISHVCTEDGEKPMVLLPFMAWGNLKLFLRQCKLAEANNPQAVSQQDLVYMAIQIACGMSYLARREVIHKDLAARNCVIDDNMQVKITDNALARDLFPMDYHCLGDNENRPVRWMALESLLDNDFSSASDVWAFGVTLWELMTLGQTPYVDIDPFEMSAYLKDGYRIAQPINCPDELFAVMACCWALDPEERPKFQQLVQCLTEFHAALGAYV
- the ryk gene encoding tyrosine-protein kinase RYK isoform X2; this translates as MLGRPPSELPRRPRSVVPWRPLGGFFLGLLLVLLPEGALGVLVPGLDDDNGSNNRSVNIYMSVDELNRLLGLDAELYYVRDDVVNHNAMSFTMPVPSETNSLHFTWHSKSKADYRLGFQVANPAAMNTPRSNISNQGELPPVPSVFRVDLFCSGKVDGEAVVTVQLNVTLHANNYTVLNFKRRKMCYKRIDSDPKIPFPLNNHTLHTLQQPDYGVTAPTTSTQVFYISVSVCCIVIFLVAIILAILHLHSMKRVEMEDSVSDSGSSQGLSQPSTQTTQYLRADTPNNAAPVSNNHPGSAPILQLAASSFQNTGAPPHETKSIPSLRIEKNDLRSVTLMEAKAKVKDIAISRERVTLRDVLHEGTFGRIFHGVLLDEKDPTKERPVFVKTVKDHASEVQVTMMLTESCKLRGLHHRNLLPISHVCTEDGEKPMVLLPFMAWGNLKLFLRQCKLAEANNPQAVSQQDLVYMAIQIACGMSYLARREVIHKDLAARNCVIDDNMQVKITDNALARDLFPMDYHCLGDNENRPVRWMALESLLDNDFSSASDVWAFGVTLWELMTLGQTPYVDIDPFEMSAYLKDGYRIAQPINCPDELFAVMACCWALDPEERPKFQQLVQCLTEFHAALGAYV